TTCCCTCTACCTTATCAAGTATGATGGCTTCGATTGTGTATATTGCCTGGAGATTCTCAGAGATGAGCGGGTTCATGCTGTTGAGATCTTGCCTGACAAAATTGGTTTGTATTTGTGGCACACTCATTTAGGTCAATTAAAATGGTAGCAAGAGCATCAAGGTTCAAATGAAATACTTTAAGACATTTCGGACTCGCATTGCCCTACAAACTGTGCAGTTGAATGTCCATACTACTATAACATAAACTGTCATTAAAGAGAGAGAGCTTGTTTCTGCTGTGGGAAACAGCTATACTTTTCAATATCCTATTATGCTTTAAAATgaagcacttttttttacttattattgaATGGTACATTTTGTACATATTACCCATTACACTGGCCAGCCAAAAAAAGTTACCATCTGGAGTTCCTTTcgctggataattactgcagtgattaatgtggttcagctggcaacaagttatttaaccctaactgatgcaacgagtagcttctcatttcttgaACAATCATTGCATAAGACATATTCTGTGgttgtggcaaagatgttactctgtttcagaagggtcaaattattgtccttcaccaagaaaaaaaacaagattactGAAACTGctgaaattgggttaagaactgtcaaaaacattattaaaactagAAGGGTAGTGTtgaatcatcatcatctcccCAGAAGGAATGTGgttggtggggaaaaaaaataaaaaagaatgatcATGATAGGAGATCACCTAAAGTTTTAAAAGTACAAAGGTTTACATATCATAAAAACAACAGTATAACTTACAGCTTGGTTTAATAGTGAAGGTAAGAGAATTTCCACATACAGAGCGAAGAGAACTCAAAAGCATAAAACACAACCTAAATAAAACCACTTATAAGTctaattgggggaaaaaatgcttCATTTTGCTTGGGAGCATAAATAATGGACTGTGAAGCATTGGACAAAGAGTCCAGAATTGCACTGTTCCAGAGATAGACCCATTATGCCTACCATAGTCTGtcggcagtgttatgatctgaggttgcttcagttggtcaggtctaggtccCGCAATGTGCCTAAAAAATGAGGTCAGATGATGACCTGAATATAGTGaatgacaagtttttttttatcgatacaagatcttggagagaaattaatataactttggataaaaataaatgctgacATTGCATAATCATAGTTGCATAGTTTCAAAAATCttctcaatttttttcttttctttatgcaGGACAATAGTTGACCTATCTGAAGCAGAGTAATGTCTTTGCTATAACAACAGGATATATCTTCTGACTGTAAACTGTGGAAGCATAGCCTGGATGCTTACATTGTATATCATACTCAtttggcatatacagtatatatatatatatatatatatatatataatttttttttttgcattggccACCCATATTTTACCTTCTTTTAcatgcttattaaaaaaaaaaaagatcttgctCCCATTATTAACAGCGATGTTTTCCTGTATTCTAGCTCCATATCGAATAAGTGATGCTCGTCTAGCTGAGAGAATGTTGGGTCGAGCTGTGGAGCACCAGTTTGAGACGGACGATGGAACAAAGAATGGCTGGAAAGGGTTGGTGCTTGCCAGATCTCCCATCATGCCCACATGGTTTTTCATTACTTATGAGAAAGACCCTGTTCTTTACATGTATCAACTTCTTGAGGACTATAAAGAAGGGGACCTTAAAATACTCCCAGACTCAGGTTAGTAATTGTTGCTCTGTGATActcatgtaaaaaacaataatgactTGGAAAAGATTAAGTTAGATCAACTTTGTAATTAAAGTTAATCAACAACATGCATCATCATCCCCATTCACACAGCCTGTTTAGGGTGTGACTGTTGTGTTTTCATTACGCCTCACTGGTATGTttcaaatgtattaaaacagGAGTGGCTCCAATGCTCTGCATTTCTTAGTAATTTGATTGCACAGTACATCTGATGGGCAAAGAGCAGGGAAATGTTCTGGATGGAAAGGATGGAGGGCAAAGGGGAAATTAGGGAGAGGAAAGTGCCAGTGGCTCTCACTAACGGAAGGAAAAGGGAGGGAAAAAAGGGAGGAATTTGGAATCAGGGTCTGTATGTGTTGGGCTTGGGCTGTAAAACTTTGTTATGCAACATGAGACATACTTCCTTAAAGGCAATGAAAAAAATAGTTCAGTAGTATGTGCAATAGTTTCACTTGAATTCATTAGATGGAAACTGTTTGGTAAGCAAATAATGGATGTGgtttggttgtgtgtgtgtgcacactggCCCATAAACAATCTATCATTATCTCTGGAACATGCAAACAGGCAACATGAAActggtgtattttatttatttatttatttttttaagttgcaccattaaaaaaaaaaacccttctgCACTCCTGTAGTTGATCCACATTAGACAAACTACCTTACTGTAAATTTGATTTGTCTGGGCAAGACAAGACTGCTGTAGTCACACTATTCTTTACTATTGGCCTGAAATCCTTAATTCCAACACCTGGCCACCGTCCACAAAATACGATGTGAATTATACGGCTTTccattgaattaaattttatttatatagcgcttttaacaatgtcattgtcgcaaagcagctttacagaatcaaaaaaaattatggaaatgagtgAAAAGTGTGAGGAAATACGTACACGTCAAAATGATTATCTCGGTGAGCAAGCCAACAATATGATTAACAGGGATGAGTCTTAAATTCTTATTGGTACTATGTTGCCTACAGGTGAGGCGAATAAACCATGTTCTCTGTACATTTGCGTTTCAAAAACGAATGAACCGAAGCAAAAAGATTTTTACAACAATGAAAGAACGTCTTGTAGTCTAATGAGTTCAGATTAACTTTATTTCAGAGTGATGGGAAGGGTGAAAAGGGAAGCGCAAAAAGCGATGGGGGCAGTGTCATAATCTGGGGTTAATTCATTTTGACAGGTCTTGAGAAAGATATGAGATTTGGCCATGTGTTAGAGGCCAGTTAAGTTTGGCTAAGGCATTCATAAAACAACGGACAATTCTGTAGACGAAGTGTGTTTAGGATGACATGAGTGTAATTTGACTGACTGGTTATGATttatcatttaaactaaatgttATGCCTTGTCATGCAATCGGTTCTACTGCTTTTTCaaagtattttttctttaatctctGATGATGATTTAATGATATGatataagtatttattttttcaaagaaCACAGACAATAGGTAGATGTACTTTTTAAGAATAGTCTACCACACCTCCCCACTTCTCCActtcctgcactggcttcctgtagctgcccgcatcaaattcaaaacactgatacttgcttacaaagttaaaaatggcccagcacccacttagcACTAATCACACTACACCACGTTCCCTCAGATCCTCCTGCTCGACTTTTCCCACCATCCCTCAGAGATCAAGGAGGACCTGCATCTAGAGTGCTTTCTGTTATGGCACTAAGGTGGTAGAACGAACTTCCTCTAAATGTCCGTACAGCCAAACCACTGGCATCTTTAAGCGACGACTAAAGACCTATCTGTTCCTTTGGTTTGATCCGTCTCCcccacaaacaaaaaaaaccttttcagaAGTGTTCAACTGATGGTTGTTATAGATTGTAACCTAGTAACCAGTGTAAAAACAAGTATACAATGACGggaacttcaaagcacttttgtaagctACTTTAGATAGGAGTGTTTACTACTGAGAAGTGCAAAATTAATATactaaaaacataaagaaaattccaaaaagaaaaccaaaaactGGATAAAAAATGTACCAAATTTCTAAATGTAAGTGTCTAGCTTTTGTGGACAAACCTGCACTACGGATCAATGATAATATACgcttttttaatcaattaatttgtCTAATTAGTGACTGTGGGTTGCTGTGAGTCAGGTATTTATTTCCCGCTCTCctaaaataaacttttgttttaaagtgaaattaaaatcaTGCGTACGCACATGCACCTTGTTGCTGACCTTTGAGCCCTGCATGTTCATTCCCTTGTTCTCTGTCTCTTACTGTTGTgctgttcactttttttttaagctcacagcaacacacacactaattagcAGTATTCTCCTCAGGTGTGTGTCATTTTCTCACTTACCTCAGACCATATTCACACATAGCTGGAtgggtattttttaaaaacagatttttctcTGCCTTTTGGCATTTCATCCACATGCAAATGCAGTTTTGGTCGTTGAAAACAGAGATTTTGAAAAACTGGTAAAATAGGTGTTGTGTGGACAGGAGAAACAGAGATTTTGGCCTTCTGTAACGTCACCTTATATGCCGATGATGTCATTGTTCATGTGCTAATCTCCTTGATTTCACACTagctttgtttatgaggatATTTTGTGCAATGATGGACTTAAGTACATTAAACTAGTGACGGTGTTAATATTGCttactggactttttacatgCGTGTACATACACGTGCAGTTACTCGTGCATGACGTTACCGAACAGGAGGTGCCTGAATGTACTCTGTAGCTCACTCCTACTACATACAAAACTCAGAAGACACAGACCCCGCAGACAGTGATGGTggttgtaaggatttcttgaattttggtagacctctttttgtctactcagtgctcagcttGTATTCTGTCTGTCCCGCCTGGGTttagggaacccctcaatgatacacccaagtcagtgctcagtgaggcGTTCAAAGTtgattgtgggagacaggaatatatatacgcacacacacaaagaaccaaagaaaaggtggatgcaggagtgtttacatccgGTCTGGAATATTTTTTACTACAGCCGAAAAACATTGGGCTAGCTGTGTCTGCCCTTCCacaggaacactgaagaaggcagaGCAAAGgtcaataacataaaaatgcaaataatgacAAGGTATAgaggaaacaatagacagcacacTAGACAGGACAGGTGCAACAGGGAtaattatgtcatttttttttttctcagatcttGTGTAAGTCTCCACGTACCATCAGGTGTTATAAGAACTTGCACATGGTTTAACAgcaccctgcttgagcagtgagcttaaaattTCATCTATTCCCGAGGCCTTGGCCTCAGAGAGTTGATATTGTTTGATGTACACAGGTTGCgagtgttttaatttagctttataaaGAACACAGTGTACTTACCCCACCTCATCCTTATGTTCAGCCCACAGACTGCTTTGCACACATTTAAGGGCAGCAGGAAGAGAGCTATTTTGTGAAGAAAGGAAACAATTACTTACACGCATATTTGTGAGGTTGGAGAAAGGAACTGAATCAGGCACTACAACAGTGAGTTTTGCACCAGAAAAAGTCATGGACATGTGTAGTCTGCTTATTAAATCACGACCTAGCAGATTAAAAAGACAATCAGGCATACAGACAAAACGGTGAGAGAAATTAATTCCCTTATCTAAAGGACATGATACAGTTACCTGAGGAGTGAAATCATTTCGTTGAGCAACCCCTTTAATTCCCACAGAGCTTATACTTTTATTCGTGAGCGGCATCTCATAATCATGATCCAAAGACGACATTGTAGCTCCTGTATCCACCAAGAAAGAGAATACAGAACCATCTAGACAAAATTTTATAAAGGGCAACTCATTAACCTGAGATCACTCgaaagtacaaagtaaaatcGCAGGGCTGGAACTCTGCTggcatccctatgcatcatatgctcctacctgcatccctgaaggattaggagaaaacacctcattagcatGATGCCACTGACCATCATTCAATTGAGTATACACATTTTGTCCACTACGTTTCTCATCTCGGGCCTTTGTGCGACATTTAAAAGCCCAATGACCTTATTTATGACAGTAATAACAATTACCAGACCTACAGGGTGTGCTCTGACCCTGCAGATCTCCTCTACCTCTTTATCCTTCACtctccacaaacaaacatgccacttgtttgttttctaaaataccatctccttCCAGTGTTCTAACACGCTTGCCTAATTTTTAATAGACATGTAGAACGATCTGTCAATTGAAACTTCaaattttcatgatttctgGTCGACAATTATACAAGAAGGTGGTAAAGAGAAGTGGGTTAGGGTTTTCTTCAGACAGGGGCATACCACCCAAAACGGTCTAGGGCTCTTGAAACCTCTCGAGAAACTTGAATGTAGTCTCactcttttcttgtctacaattagttacctgtgacCGATCCTAACTAGCATGTTGACATGCGagaagataagtagttagctcatcttttaagagtttcatagcctcattagaTTCATacactcatttctgtttcacccaaatgaggatgggttccctgttgagtctggttcctctcaaggtttcttcctattaccatctcagggagtttttccttgccactgtcgccctcggcttgctcaccagggacaaactgaccattttgattcatacaaattcacatttcatacaaacttaaataattcttttgactgtgtaaagctgctttgcgacaatgaaaattgctaaaagcgctatacaaataaaattgaattgaattagaattacctcaaagaaagtcatattccttctttttccgTCGTCCTCCTTCAGCTATGTCATAAATTTttacactacagccaatttgtctgttttaaagtctaagcattttactgtttttttatcaaatcagcctcatcgtacccatctcccaaaaccgattttaaaataaagtgatgatccgcacccacgagctgacagtgcctagaagcctttatcagcatatcaacaaaatgcaaaggtttgttgggagaagtgaacatcttaataatgtccttcagcgtgcttacAGATGGTGGAAGAatttttggaccctttggtcccatagagaaaacaaacgcagtgttttcttgtcgaggtttggggTGACCCCTCTCATCCGGACCTTAATCATCCGAGTTATCATCTtcaccatcagtatcctcgggatcatccgaAAGAGGGCTGTCGGGAGTTCATCCCGACACCACCTTGGGAGTCTTTTCCTTTCCTTAGGCACACCCTTTCGGCAAAGATGAGCACAGTTTTGTGGGTACGGGGAAGACTGGCACAGATGAGCAGCTTACAAAAGGATTAGTGGGATTCAAATTAGGATAGATTTTCTCAATAATTTGTTGGTTAGATGCTATTACTATTTCAGCATGATATAGAGGAGGGATCGGAAAGGTTGAGAGAACGGGCGGCTTGAATTTAGATTCGAGTGTGACCTTTGGactctttttcttctgtattttagtCTAAGTATTTAGATAAGTATTTATCCCAAATAGCTTTCATTTCTACCCATTTTATAAACATGAATTAACCCGTGACAGAAAGAACCAATATCtttaacaaacaacacacaatacaacaaaaaggacaacaaaagagctcaacaaagacaacaacaaagagcaggcaacagaatacagcttccacactacgcttcagttcaaggaacctttcagaagcgagcgtgcgctaaacaggcgtaaaagccccaagacaatcctcccccgtactgtatatgatccagataccaaaaaccagTGAGCGTGCTTGCTCTATCcttataaagagaaaaaaaagcagcactctcctgattagaggtatcccggacagagcccccaaattgtaaggatttcttgaattttggtagctattcagtgctcagcctgtattctgtcTGTTCAGCCTGGATCCAGagaacccctcaatgatacacacaagtcagtgctcagtgagacgttcaaagtttattgtgggagacaggagcacacacacaaagaaccaaagaaaaggtggatgcaggagtgtttacatccggtctggaaagttttttaaaagataaggtgaagaagaacataaatttaggagtagctctgcatttacgagcgttcaacagttttacgacctttaacataaactactatagaatgtgtgtattgaaagtgcagctcaTGTcgtgagaaaagaaagaaaaacactctgttctcacgcacacagaatatcatgaaacacacttcAAATCAAATATTTCCTACAGTGGTTTTGGACGAGACCCAGTCGGACATGGCAGAACCAATAATGATGTTTTGTCTAGGCTTCTAATTGGCCCCCTGTTAATTAGGGATGCTCCTGATAGCACTTAACAAGGCGTTTTGCAGTTTCATGTGGATATCACATTTCAGAGATATTTTTACTTTGCCATCCTTTGGGCATCACTTCGCTCGGCTACACGCCTTCACCACAGACTTATATTCCGTTTTCTTAACGCTccaacaaataattttttccattattaataatggtgaaatattattttattataaataattaatttgccTTAACCTGTCATAGTGTCCTCCCAAAACAGTTTCTACAGCTAAAGTTTTGATGTGTGGTTTCTTGCATGGTTCTTTATTGGGTCCAATTTTGTTTGGTATACGTTTCCAATTGGACAGATAAAACTTTCTGCCCTAGTTACATAGTGTTATTTCGCAATTGATTATGCCTAAAGTTAATTGAAAAATACCTATTTTTATCTCCAAACATGACCTGGGTAATACCATATTGAAATATGTCTATTTTATAGATCATTCCAGATAGCTGATTGGACACTTGTGCAGGTGGGAAGCTAGAACTTATAGCTTATAGCTTATAACTTATATTATTAGAATTTACCTTTGTAGAAGCTTACACGAAGCTTAAAGAACTTTTCAAGAACCTTTTATCCATGTGTTTAAACTTATTTTTCGTATTTTGTTTGGATTAATCCAAATCTAAGTTTGGCCAATAATGCTAAACTCAGGGCTATTTTGACTAAAAAATTAACTTGGAAATGAACTCATCTATCTTAACTTATTGTTATTCACTTGTCTTAATGAGATGGTAAAAATACACAGCAGCCAGAAGCAAAGAGAATCATTCAAATTGTCACACTTATTTTGATCTTGTTACACTGTATTTTAATTCAGTATGGGGTCCAGTTTAAAAGTTGAATGATTACTTTTAGACCATTCCATAGACACTCTCCAGATTATATTAAAGATCTTCCGTAAAGATCATGGCAAGTATTAACATTTTCAACTGCACTTCAGGCCAGCCTTTGCTCCCTGTGAGAATCAATGAGGCTTGGACTGTCTCTGTTTCATTTATCTCTTATTGCATCTCAATGCATGTAtacctttaatatttttttccattttacagAAGACCTTACTGAAGTAAAAGAGTCTGGTGAAGTTTTTGATAGTTTGGTTGGAAAGCAAGTGGAGTATGCAAATGAGAATGGCACACAGAGGACTGGTACAGTAATTCATCAAGTTCAGGCAAAACCATCTGTATACTTTATTAAATTTGATGACGACTATCACATCTATGTTTATGACATGGTTTGAGCTCTTGCTTTTTAATGCTGTTTCTGTGAACATTTTGCATatagaattattgttggttaaTGTTTAACTGTCTCTAGTTGTTGCTGTCGTGAGGCTGCTGTTAAGGTCATGGTCATTTTCTTATGAATTGTATGTGGCTGGTGTCTTGCTTGGTCCCTTGGGCACATGCAGCCAACAGCAACTTGACTagttattgtttatttgttagtttttcatctgtttaaaggatgcaaggttttttttttgtctttacacTAATTGTATTGTGGCTTTTGAACAAGACATAAAGCAACCATATGTACTGAATTGTTTtctatgaaagaaataaaaaatctattctgGCATGtggcatatttatatttattatgaatgttttaaaatcatatgctgaggggggaaaaatatGAAATCAAGATGAAAATCGATGGTCACGCACCATTAAACAAAACCCAGCTACTTGATTTTGTCTTATCAGGAGTGACATAAAGTcacccaacagcaatgtggaTAGCTGGTGAATGCCAAggtgcatttatacagtatgtcatgcaATTAGATATTGTGCAAATCagggttattccaccaaatattTGTTGCTGAATTCTTCCTATGATTtctttgtgttgtgtttaagtGAGTATGAACTCATTGTTTTTGCATTACTTGCATTTATTCGGAAAGTTTccattttctgtaaataaatgcaACAAATAACTATTTTATTTGGAATTTATGAGAATTATTCTTTTTAGTAGTTTGTAGTTCAAAAAAAATGTTCCTTTTAGTCAAAGAAATCCTTAACTTCTACTGTCTTTGACTGTATCGTATTTGGGTAGTTTGATAGAAATGTGTTAACTAGGCTGGAAGTACATTTGTAGATTTGATGTTTGTACTGTGATGTATGATGTAGATAATGTCTTTTCAtattatagcttttttttaacatttgcaaTCTAAACATGTATTTGAAAGACTAAACTACAAATTCCTTTAGTGTTGTAGTGCATGTGCTAAACAACTCTGCTTTCATAGTTTTTGAGGGGGAGGAGTTTGTTGTAGAAGGCAGAACAGAGGAGGCACTCAGTAGCATTGGGGCCTTTAAGGTACCTCACAGCAAATTAGGGCTCAAATGCAAACTTTCCAATAAGTAGTCTTTCCAGGTGACCTTAATATCAGTGCGAAGTTAGTCAAGTTAATAGACATCTATATGGATTAAGTGGCGCTAATCAAGAGAGCATTGAAAAACACACCAAGGTAAGTACATGACGCAAATGCCCTAATAATACTTGTGAATCGTTGATCGTTCTATCTATGAAATAtctatatattgtgtatatgatgtgtgtagaCTCTACCCAGAGATCAGAGCCCAAATTTCTAAAGAGAAGAATGTAAAAGAAGAGTGTTAAAGAGTGAAGCGTAAAGAAAAATAGAATGTATAACAATTGACAACGTAGAAACCACAGGATATAAATTGCAAGAAGTGCGTGACATTTATGAAAAGTTATTTTAAGTCCCAGGTCTTTAGACTTGCTATTCTGATTGCTAAACTGATTTTGCTATAGGTTCATATTGCATAAACATTATAGCATACAACTGTATACAAACTGTcctgtaatatttataaatctCAATTTTCATACTATTGTAATATTATTGTACTatacttttttctgtttttgtttttatgacatttttgaAAAGCAATCTTAAACAAAGGGTACCTTTGAGCACCCTGATCCTTTCATATACAAAAACAGGACAATACTCATAATTCCTCATGACCACTCTGTGTGGTAATATTACCTATTTaagcataattaaaaaataaacatacacatCTCAAACACAAATTCTCCTTTATTAGCAGGGTACAGGGTGATTTATATGAATAGGTTGGTTATATTGGTACCGAATACTGAGGATTCAGGATTACCCTAAAACGTGCCAGTGCTCAAATTTGTCTAGCTCCTAGAATCTTTTTCTTGCTGTTTTTAAACtagtaaaaaacataaattatactttgaaaaattacaataatttttcTTGCTGGCAAAATTATTTACTATATGTGATATACACAGATCAGACATCACACTCTCACCACCAGGTAAATTGAATgacattatcaattatatattagtaaacaggtgacaggatcatgggtgcCCAAGGCTTATTTATAGATGTGGGAACAAATTGCCAAAAAAGTTGCTGTCTATGATTGAAAAGTCTCATGGCACTCATTTACACTCAGTTATTCCAGCATCTTTGGAATGTTAAACACCAAAGCACACCTTTAAAGGCATCATGTCTCAAGGGGTCTGATGTGCTTTGATGGCACAAAGGGCACCTAAAACCTAGATGAGTTTAATGttagttataattttatgtCTGATCAATGTAGTTTTAATATTCTGTCTCTTATAATCATATTAATgcaataataatcattaattgAAGTGGTAAAAGATTTATATTGCTTTTAGGTAATTACAGCATTATACAaactattaaaatttttaatcatttgtttTATATAGATGGATGTGGATGTTATGGATGGATTCTCTTGGTGATGACTAAATCAACTTGAAGAAACAGGGAGACTTGAAGATACTAAACAATATATGTTTCAGTAcagaaattcattttaaaactgtgatAATGAATGAGAAAAAGCTAAATATGACACATTAAATAACCCTGACATCCAACAAAAAGCAAGCATTTTATTACCCCACGTGTAACTCCTAACATAACCTGATTAAAAAGTCCAGCCATGCTAAAGAGATGGTTTGGGACTATCATGGCCCGGACAAGACTTCTGATTATGGTTGCATTTTGCTTGACACTATTTTTGTATAACCCAAATTGCAGAACCCATAAAAATCTAAACCATCATATGTTGTTTAAAGAGACCATGGATGATATGAAAAATCAAGCTTTACTACAAGAACATGAGCAGCAATTTCAATACTATGCTGCTAGCCTAAGAAAGCAGATCATCCATTTGAAGTCTGCtctcagagggaaaaaacagaaATCTTTGCAACAGGCTGCTGCAATGCAAACAGTGGAGCTGGAGGAATCACACACGAGTAACTCAGAACTTGAGTTGTTCCTTCATAAGCAACTGCATCGTATGAAAAGTCGGGTAGGTTTGGATATACCAAATGAGTATGCTGCAGTGCCATTTGAAAGCTTTACACTTCACAATATATATCACCTTGACACCGGGATCATGAGGCATCCTGTGTGGAAAACTATTCGAAGAGATGTGGCTGGAGCGATAGAAGCAGCTCTACATATCCTTAATGGTCCTAAAGATAAGGATAACCCTCAGTATCGTAAGATCTACTCACCACGTGATTTTTTTGAGGGTGAGATTTTCTTTGATTGCaacacttaaataatttcttgctcttttgttgtttgttgtttttttaaggaaatgtgCAGATCCCATTTTATATCAGCACAGATTTTTCAGATTGAAGGCCAGTTTATTTGCATAGGTCATTTGTTAATGTTAATTCAAAGCACAACTTCAAGtaaaacatacacactacagtcgTGCTCATTTTCAACTGGTCCAACACAGTGCTTAACTATTTCACTGGTTTAGTACGTTTATCTTATCAGACCATAATAACTATGGTGGAAATCACCATTCAATAGGGGCAGCCAAGAAAACTTCTGGAAATTGAGTGGTTAGAAAAAGTGGAAAATTTTCCATAATACTATTATTAACAAAGG
This region of Clarias gariepinus isolate MV-2021 ecotype Netherlands chromosome 9, CGAR_prim_01v2, whole genome shotgun sequence genomic DNA includes:
- the spinb gene encoding spindlin b, with translation MDSRRFLKVCCGKKGSRKYRHKLHVRLSRSIIPPVQNIVGCRIKHKWKEDSCSPISYWTGTVLDQIPINPSLYLIKYDGFDCVYCLEILRDERVHAVEILPDKIAPYRISDARLAERMLGRAVEHQFETDDGTKNGWKGLVLARSPIMPTWFFITYEKDPVLYMYQLLEDYKEGDLKILPDSEDLTEVKESGEVFDSLVGKQVEYANENGTQRTGTVIHQVQAKPSVYFIKFDDDYHIYVYDMV